The proteins below come from a single Arthrobacter sp. B1I2 genomic window:
- the mscL gene encoding large conductance mechanosensitive channel protein MscL, translating into MLSGFKNFIMKGNVVDLAVAVVMGTAFGAVVTALVNKVLMPFVSGLVGAPNFDSFARVELNGNAIEFGVLLTAIVNFLLIAAAIYFVVVMPMNIMIERRNRRLGINKDVKKDAAEDPQVALLTEIRDALKERV; encoded by the coding sequence ATGCTTAGTGGATTCAAGAATTTCATCATGAAGGGCAACGTGGTTGACCTGGCCGTCGCCGTTGTCATGGGTACTGCATTCGGCGCAGTGGTGACGGCGCTGGTGAACAAGGTGCTCATGCCATTCGTCTCGGGCCTGGTGGGTGCGCCCAACTTCGACAGCTTCGCAAGGGTGGAGCTGAACGGCAACGCCATCGAGTTCGGCGTCCTGCTGACCGCCATAGTGAACTTCCTGCTGATTGCCGCGGCCATCTACTTTGTGGTGGTGATGCCGATGAACATCATGATCGAGCGCCGCAACCGCCGGCTGGGGATCAACAAGGACGTGAAGAAGGACGCTGCCGAGGATCCGCAGGTTGCGCTGCTGACCGAGATCCGGGACGCGCTGAAAGAGCGCGTCTAA
- the cpaB gene encoding Flp pilus assembly protein CpaB, with translation MKTRLLGGIVALVLAVVGTLLLVSYVQGSEARAQADLQPIDVLVVEKQIPQGSSLDQIKSAVKLTSLPSASVPNGALKSLDGLDGKVTSADLVPGEPLLGVRLVDPTSLAAPGSVPVPAGMQEISVQLDAQRVVGGRIAAGDTVGVVALFAGDNADGGTAQQIFHKVLVTSIQRAAAQGSAGNQGASTEQANTQLPTGQLLVTFARNDTDAQRIAFAAEFGKLWLTKEPASATESSPTVIKKVELIK, from the coding sequence GTGAAAACTCGCCTTCTGGGAGGCATCGTAGCGCTTGTGCTCGCAGTAGTTGGCACATTGCTCTTAGTCTCATACGTTCAAGGTTCTGAAGCCAGGGCCCAAGCAGACCTGCAACCTATTGATGTTCTGGTGGTTGAAAAGCAGATTCCGCAAGGCTCGAGCCTGGATCAGATTAAGTCTGCAGTAAAGCTCACTTCCCTTCCCTCCGCTTCAGTGCCCAACGGCGCCCTGAAGAGCCTCGATGGTCTCGACGGGAAAGTAACATCCGCCGACCTGGTCCCGGGAGAACCTCTTCTCGGAGTCCGCCTCGTTGACCCAACAAGTCTGGCAGCCCCAGGATCTGTCCCCGTGCCTGCCGGAATGCAGGAGATCTCAGTTCAGCTAGACGCACAGCGGGTAGTCGGTGGACGAATCGCGGCCGGTGACACCGTCGGCGTCGTCGCCCTGTTCGCCGGTGATAACGCGGATGGCGGAACTGCGCAGCAGATCTTCCACAAAGTACTCGTCACCAGCATCCAGCGCGCCGCTGCCCAAGGTTCTGCCGGCAATCAGGGAGCCTCCACCGAGCAGGCAAACACTCAGCTTCCCACAGGCCAGCTGCTGGTCACGTTCGCAAGAAACGATACCGACGCTCAGAGGATCGCCTTCGCCGCAGAGTTTGGAAAGCTCTGGCTCACGAAGGAACCAGCTTCGGCTACTGAAAGCTCTCCGACCGTTATCAAGAAAGTGGAGCTGATCAAATGA
- a CDS encoding TadE/TadG family type IV pilus assembly protein: MRRLKAENPERGVIAPIAALSMVALLGLSAFAVDVATMYSEHAQLQNGADSAALAIAQGCLATPPSAACSSPVTEASALANVNALDSHTNIVSATVSSGLVNVTTQAQDTSGNNHFSLVFARALGIQTADIQATAQAMYGGYSAGNVVPLAFSKCESDPGFTKDLQFFPSHGDALSSDPAYECKTTSSSGLEIPGGFGWLDHPSGTCSVYVNIADPWVGTDAGADYDADCAATMNKWGATLSDPSKTVEILVPIFDDARGTGSNAEFHIEAFAQISLRGWNLAGGSTLPEDFMTAEAKKLSKDLKLKNSDNGIFGRFIKKVSLAEAMKLGGPTTYGATGAQLTN; encoded by the coding sequence ATGCGGCGGTTGAAAGCGGAGAATCCCGAACGCGGAGTTATTGCCCCAATCGCGGCCCTGTCCATGGTGGCGCTCTTGGGACTAAGCGCCTTTGCAGTTGACGTCGCCACCATGTATTCGGAACACGCCCAGCTTCAAAACGGAGCCGATTCGGCAGCTTTGGCAATTGCCCAAGGCTGCCTTGCGACACCCCCGAGTGCAGCATGTTCCTCCCCCGTCACGGAAGCATCGGCACTGGCCAACGTGAACGCTCTGGACTCCCACACAAACATCGTCAGTGCGACGGTCTCATCCGGCCTTGTCAACGTGACTACGCAAGCACAGGACACGTCCGGCAACAACCACTTTTCCCTCGTCTTCGCGCGTGCACTCGGCATTCAAACAGCGGATATCCAAGCCACTGCCCAAGCAATGTATGGCGGCTACTCCGCCGGCAATGTGGTACCGCTGGCCTTTTCGAAATGTGAGTCTGATCCCGGTTTTACGAAGGACCTGCAGTTCTTTCCGTCCCACGGGGACGCGTTGTCTTCCGATCCCGCCTATGAATGCAAGACAACCTCATCCTCTGGGCTCGAGATACCTGGAGGCTTTGGCTGGCTTGACCACCCCTCCGGGACTTGCAGTGTCTACGTAAATATTGCTGACCCTTGGGTTGGCACCGACGCCGGCGCTGACTACGACGCTGATTGCGCGGCAACAATGAACAAGTGGGGGGCGACACTTAGTGACCCCTCCAAAACGGTGGAAATCCTTGTTCCTATTTTCGATGATGCTCGCGGAACGGGGAGTAACGCCGAGTTCCATATAGAGGCTTTCGCGCAAATTTCTCTCCGCGGGTGGAATCTTGCGGGCGGCAGTACTCTCCCCGAAGACTTCATGACCGCAGAAGCCAAGAAACTGTCCAAGGATCTCAAGCTCAAGAACAGTGACAACGGCATCTTCGGTCGCTTCATCAAAAAGGTTTCCCTTGCTGAGGCCATGAAGCTTGGCGGCCCAACTACATATGGCGCAACCGGCGCCCAGCTCACTAATTAG
- the rpsI gene encoding 30S ribosomal protein S9, whose amino-acid sequence MAQNEETTEAVEAEETLTSYTSESSAADAAAPKKERPALTVAGAAVGRRKEAVARVRVVPGSGKWTINGRALDNYFPNKLHQQDVNEPFKILDLEGAYDVIARIHGGGISGQAGALRLGIARSLNEIDVENNRATLKKAGYLSRDARVIERKKAGLKKARKAQQYSKR is encoded by the coding sequence GTGGCTCAGAACGAAGAGACCACCGAAGCCGTTGAGGCCGAGGAAACCCTGACCAGCTACACCTCTGAAAGCTCAGCTGCTGACGCCGCTGCGCCGAAGAAGGAGCGCCCGGCCCTGACCGTTGCCGGCGCAGCTGTTGGCCGCCGCAAGGAAGCCGTTGCACGCGTTCGCGTTGTACCGGGCTCCGGCAAGTGGACCATCAACGGCCGTGCGCTGGACAACTACTTCCCGAACAAGCTGCACCAGCAGGACGTCAACGAGCCCTTCAAGATCCTTGATCTCGAAGGCGCCTACGACGTCATTGCCCGTATCCACGGCGGTGGCATCTCCGGCCAGGCCGGCGCCCTGCGTCTCGGCATCGCCCGTTCACTGAACGAGATCGACGTCGAGAACAACCGCGCCACGCTGAAGAAGGCCGGTTACCTGTCCCGCGACGCCCGTGTCATCGAGCGTAAGAAGGCCGGTCTCAAGAAGGCCCGCAAGGCCCAGCAGTACTCCAAGCGCTAA
- a CDS encoding Flp family type IVb pilin has translation MTSLMVSMMAFVAGVKDRFTSEKGATAVEYGLLVALIAAVIVVVVASLGTQINAAFTKISAQL, from the coding sequence ATGACTTCTCTCATGGTCTCGATGATGGCTTTCGTCGCCGGCGTCAAGGATCGTTTCACTTCCGAAAAGGGCGCAACCGCCGTCGAATACGGCCTCCTTGTCGCATTGATCGCGGCCGTCATCGTAGTGGTCGTAGCCTCCCTCGGCACTCAGATCAACGCCGCGTTCACCAAGATCTCCGCCCAGCTGTAG
- a CDS encoding prepilin peptidase: MLAVGNDSASGWLVVIGAGLLGCILSPMTEILIARLIPRLGGLPTLSVRITTAALTGLACLAFTLHFGITSSLPAFLFLAVLGMQLSRIDIALHLLPNPLVLMLLAGGLLLLLLPGLFDKRADDLLRAALGAVILFAGYLILGLISPGGIGMGDVKLAAPVGLYLGYLGWSQLLYGGLVGFILNGLVTVLVISRRGRNKAKEVAHGPSMLGALAAAVLFIA, from the coding sequence GTGCTAGCAGTGGGGAATGACAGTGCAAGCGGATGGCTCGTTGTCATTGGAGCCGGACTCCTGGGCTGCATCCTCTCCCCCATGACCGAGATCCTGATAGCACGATTGATTCCGAGGCTCGGCGGCCTGCCCACCCTCTCTGTACGGATCACGACGGCGGCGCTCACCGGCCTCGCGTGCCTTGCCTTTACTTTGCATTTTGGAATTACTTCTAGCCTTCCAGCCTTCCTATTCCTTGCAGTATTGGGCATGCAGCTGTCGCGGATCGACATCGCACTCCACCTGCTTCCAAACCCATTAGTCTTAATGCTGCTTGCCGGCGGCCTTTTACTGCTTTTACTGCCAGGACTGTTCGATAAGCGGGCTGATGACCTACTCCGCGCAGCACTCGGAGCCGTCATCCTGTTTGCTGGCTACCTAATTTTGGGACTTATTTCTCCTGGCGGCATCGGCATGGGCGACGTGAAGCTCGCTGCTCCCGTTGGGCTCTACCTCGGGTACCTAGGGTGGAGTCAGTTGCTTTACGGCGGGCTCGTCGGGTTCATCCTGAATGGCTTGGTGACGGTTCTCGTAATTAGTAGAAGAGGCCGAAACAAAGCCAAAGAGGTGGCGCACGGTCCCTCGATGCTGGGCGCCCTCGCAGCGGCCGTGCTCTTCATCGCCTAG
- the glmM gene encoding phosphoglucosamine mutase, whose amino-acid sequence MSRLFGTDGVRGLANGLLTAELALQLAQAAAVVLGHDRNSNGSRPRAVLARDPRASGEFIAAAVEAGLSSSGIDVYDAGVLPTPAAAYLVADLDADFGVMISASHNPAPDNGIKFFARGGQKLPDEVEDAIETQMGKEAVRPTGADVGRIQRFSDAEDRYIVHLLRTLPHRLDGLTVVLDCANGAASGCSPQLFKDAGADVIVIGADPDGLNINDGVGSTHLGPLKEAVVKYGADLGIAHDGDADRCLAVDHEGNEVDGDQIMAILAVALKKSGKLKNDVLVATVMSNLGLKIALRNAGITIVETGVGDRYVLEGMRDGGYNLGGEQSGHVIFADHATTGDGLLTGLQLAAQVALTGKPLKELATVMTKLPQVLINVKGVDRSRVGSSDVLAQAVAAAEAALGDTGRVLLRPSGTEPVVRVMVEAADEETAQSIAEHLAQVVRTELALELASN is encoded by the coding sequence GTGTCTAGATTATTTGGAACTGATGGTGTCCGGGGGCTGGCCAACGGCCTGCTGACAGCAGAACTGGCCCTGCAGCTGGCCCAGGCGGCCGCCGTCGTGCTCGGCCACGACCGCAACTCCAATGGCTCCCGGCCGCGTGCCGTGCTGGCCCGTGACCCGCGCGCCAGCGGCGAATTCATCGCCGCCGCGGTGGAGGCCGGGCTCTCCAGCTCAGGCATCGATGTCTATGATGCCGGCGTCCTGCCTACCCCTGCCGCTGCATACCTGGTGGCAGACCTGGACGCCGATTTCGGCGTCATGATCTCCGCCTCACACAACCCGGCGCCTGACAACGGCATCAAGTTCTTCGCCCGCGGCGGCCAGAAGCTCCCCGACGAGGTGGAGGACGCCATCGAAACGCAGATGGGCAAGGAAGCCGTCCGACCCACCGGCGCCGACGTGGGCCGCATCCAGCGCTTCTCCGATGCAGAGGACCGGTACATCGTCCACCTGCTCCGCACCCTGCCGCACCGCCTGGACGGCCTCACGGTGGTGCTGGACTGCGCCAACGGCGCTGCCAGCGGATGCTCACCCCAGCTCTTCAAGGACGCCGGCGCAGACGTGATCGTCATCGGCGCCGACCCTGACGGCCTGAACATCAACGACGGCGTGGGCTCCACCCACCTCGGCCCCCTCAAGGAAGCAGTGGTCAAGTACGGCGCAGACCTTGGTATCGCCCACGACGGCGACGCTGACCGCTGCCTGGCCGTGGACCACGAAGGCAACGAGGTGGATGGCGACCAGATCATGGCCATCCTCGCGGTAGCGCTGAAGAAGTCCGGCAAGCTCAAGAATGACGTCCTGGTGGCCACCGTGATGAGCAACCTGGGTCTCAAGATCGCACTCCGCAACGCAGGCATCACCATCGTGGAAACCGGCGTGGGGGACCGCTACGTACTGGAGGGCATGCGCGACGGCGGCTACAACCTGGGCGGTGAACAGTCCGGCCACGTCATCTTCGCCGATCATGCCACCACCGGCGACGGTCTCCTCACCGGGCTGCAGCTCGCCGCGCAGGTGGCACTGACCGGGAAGCCGCTCAAGGAGCTAGCCACCGTGATGACCAAGCTCCCGCAGGTGCTCATCAACGTCAAGGGCGTGGACCGCAGCCGTGTGGGCAGCAGCGATGTCCTGGCACAGGCGGTGGCAGCAGCGGAAGCGGCGCTGGGCGACACCGGCCGCGTCCTGCTCCGCCCCTCCGGCACCGAGCCCGTGGTCCGCGTGATGGTGGAGGCGGCCGACGAAGAGACCGCCCAGTCCATCGCGGAACACCTGGCCCAGGTGGTCCGGACGGAACTCGCGCTGGAGCTGGCTTCAAACTAG
- a CDS encoding TadE/TadG family type IV pilus assembly protein, which translates to MKQKLSQRRLPSRKTRETGAVAVEFALILPIFLVLVLGIAEMGRAFNIQVSLSEAARESARYAAIHNAESSYSNSSAQAAGVAAAPSVGLSASNVGISFTTGATCTPTGNVVATVTYSTPWMTGFPALIPGMPATLSIQGKGVMRCGG; encoded by the coding sequence ATGAAGCAAAAACTTAGCCAGCGGAGGCTGCCCTCCCGGAAAACCCGGGAGACCGGTGCTGTCGCTGTGGAATTCGCGCTTATCCTCCCCATATTTCTGGTTTTGGTTCTGGGAATCGCTGAAATGGGGCGTGCATTCAATATTCAAGTCTCGCTTAGCGAAGCAGCCCGCGAGTCAGCTCGTTATGCGGCCATTCACAATGCGGAGTCGAGCTATTCAAACTCCAGCGCACAAGCTGCTGGAGTAGCAGCGGCCCCATCGGTCGGCCTCTCGGCCTCCAATGTCGGTATCTCCTTCACTACGGGGGCTACTTGCACCCCAACCGGCAACGTTGTGGCGACCGTGACTTATTCAACTCCCTGGATGACAGGTTTCCCCGCTCTCATACCGGGAATGCCTGCCACCCTCTCAATTCAAGGCAAGGGTGTAATGCGATGCGGCGGTTGA
- a CDS encoding glycosyltransferase family 39 protein, translating to MTTSTQSVPDDCQGNSPTYFYKSPAVARFLNRWSFGTAPWERKALAALLCFTALLYCWGLDLNGWANSYYSAAAMAGSQDWTAFFYGSSDPANAITVDKPPMSIWVMALSVRLFGLNSWSILLPQALMGVVTVYLLYVLVRRYTSAAVGLLAATFMAVTPVSTVMFRYNNPDALLILIMVAIALAVTTAIDRQRPWLMVVAGALAGAGFLTKQLQIGLILPALAITYLAFAGTTWPKRFLHLAYSAVAAAAVGGSWLLAVQLTAPTDRPFIGGSRTNSALELALGYNGLQRLTGEDALRTTPTAAVDNAFTGGFQRFLEPQFSGQFGWFLPLAVAGLAMGLIWFVKREGSRRNRMLLLFSGTWFLTSATVLAFMSGILHPYYSLTAVPPLCTLAATGLMHLVESQSRKTRLVLLPTLVAMMTLAYVSALRSTSDFPALPLFLLFLWAIAIAFHLLPALPLRLRQASRALLLAVLLAGPIIWSTNTALSPHVGAGVVAGPSISGYRSDHPDRHQLGDDVIPGQVALMFGDTPPPAVLDALRKIPPSTTWVTATIGSETAANYQLELGRAVLPVGGFDGTDPSPTLEQFQALVGQGRVGSLVIQELPPLTLEGKGESARIVQWVRETYATHINNGVELYFLHQP from the coding sequence ATGACTACTTCGACGCAGAGCGTGCCTGACGATTGCCAAGGAAACAGCCCCACCTACTTTTACAAATCCCCTGCGGTAGCTCGTTTCCTCAACCGGTGGTCTTTCGGCACTGCCCCGTGGGAACGAAAAGCGCTTGCTGCCCTTTTATGTTTCACGGCCCTGCTGTACTGCTGGGGCCTTGACCTGAACGGCTGGGCTAACTCCTACTATTCCGCCGCGGCAATGGCAGGGTCCCAGGACTGGACGGCATTTTTCTACGGTTCATCAGACCCCGCAAATGCCATTACCGTTGACAAACCGCCAATGAGCATCTGGGTGATGGCACTCTCCGTCCGGTTATTCGGGCTCAACAGCTGGAGCATCCTGTTACCGCAGGCTCTCATGGGTGTCGTCACTGTCTACCTGCTTTACGTCCTGGTCCGGCGATACACCAGCGCTGCTGTAGGCCTCTTGGCCGCGACTTTCATGGCCGTAACACCGGTGAGCACCGTGATGTTCCGCTACAACAATCCTGATGCCCTGCTGATTCTCATTATGGTGGCTATCGCCTTGGCTGTGACCACGGCCATAGACCGCCAGCGCCCTTGGCTGATGGTCGTGGCGGGGGCGCTGGCAGGGGCCGGTTTCCTCACGAAGCAATTGCAGATTGGCCTCATACTGCCGGCGCTTGCGATCACGTACTTGGCATTCGCTGGCACTACTTGGCCCAAGCGGTTCCTGCATCTGGCCTACTCTGCAGTTGCTGCAGCGGCGGTAGGCGGATCGTGGCTTTTAGCAGTGCAATTGACTGCCCCCACGGATCGGCCGTTCATTGGGGGATCCAGAACCAACAGCGCCCTGGAACTCGCTCTGGGCTACAACGGCCTGCAGCGGCTCACGGGGGAGGACGCCCTACGCACCACACCCACTGCAGCGGTAGACAATGCATTCACCGGCGGCTTCCAGCGATTCCTGGAACCGCAGTTTTCCGGCCAATTCGGATGGTTCCTGCCGCTCGCCGTCGCTGGCCTTGCAATGGGTTTAATCTGGTTTGTGAAGCGCGAAGGTAGCAGGCGAAATCGCATGCTGCTGCTATTTTCCGGAACTTGGTTTCTAACCTCGGCAACGGTCCTGGCATTCATGTCAGGAATCCTGCATCCTTACTACAGCCTGACCGCCGTACCACCGCTTTGCACCCTTGCCGCCACCGGACTAATGCATCTTGTGGAGTCTCAGAGCCGTAAGACAAGACTCGTTTTACTTCCAACACTCGTGGCAATGATGACGCTGGCATATGTTTCGGCCCTTCGGTCCACATCGGATTTCCCCGCCCTGCCTCTGTTCCTGCTGTTCCTGTGGGCCATCGCGATCGCCTTTCACCTCCTGCCGGCACTTCCACTACGCCTTCGGCAAGCATCAAGGGCGCTACTTCTGGCAGTGCTGTTGGCCGGCCCCATCATTTGGTCCACCAATACCGCGCTCAGCCCGCATGTCGGAGCGGGGGTGGTCGCTGGGCCCAGTATCTCCGGGTACCGCAGCGACCACCCCGATAGGCACCAGCTAGGCGATGACGTCATTCCCGGACAAGTAGCCTTGATGTTCGGGGACACTCCCCCGCCAGCGGTACTAGATGCCCTCCGCAAAATCCCGCCCTCAACCACGTGGGTAACAGCAACTATTGGTTCAGAAACTGCCGCGAATTACCAACTGGAACTAGGACGCGCAGTCCTACCCGTGGGCGGTTTTGACGGCACAGATCCGTCGCCAACACTGGAGCAATTTCAAGCCTTAGTGGGGCAGGGCAGAGTTGGATCATTGGTAATCCAGGAACTGCCCCCACTAACGCTCGAAGGAAAGGGCGAATCAGCACGAATAGTCCAGTGGGTCAGGGAAACGTATGCCACGCACATCAACAATGGAGTAGAACTGTACTTCCTGCATCAGCCGTGA
- a CDS encoding Flp family type IVb pilin, whose product MISVLAYIAGIQNRIESEKGATAVEYGLLVALIAAVIIVVVASLGTQINTAFNTVSAQL is encoded by the coding sequence ATGATTTCAGTCCTCGCCTACATTGCAGGCATACAGAATCGAATCGAGTCGGAAAAAGGTGCAACGGCCGTGGAGTACGGGCTTCTCGTCGCTCTTATCGCTGCTGTGATCATTGTTGTGGTCGCGTCGTTGGGCACGCAGATCAATACCGCTTTCAACACGGTTTCCGCCCAGCTGTAA
- the rplM gene encoding 50S ribosomal protein L13, which translates to MRTYTPKPGDINRQWHVIDATDVVLGRLASQTAILLRGKHKATFASHMDMGDFVIIINAEKVALTGAKLEQKRAYRHSGYPGGLTSVNYAELLESNPVRAVEKAIKGMLPKNSLAAQQLGKLKVYRGAEHPHAAQQPKTFEITQVAQ; encoded by the coding sequence GTGCGTACGTACACCCCGAAGCCCGGCGATATCAACCGCCAGTGGCACGTCATTGACGCCACCGACGTTGTCCTTGGTCGTCTTGCAAGCCAGACCGCAATCCTGCTGCGCGGCAAGCACAAGGCCACTTTCGCGTCCCACATGGACATGGGCGACTTCGTCATCATCATCAACGCTGAGAAGGTAGCCCTGACCGGCGCCAAGCTGGAGCAGAAGCGCGCATACCGCCACTCCGGCTACCCGGGCGGCCTGACCTCCGTCAACTACGCGGAACTGCTGGAATCCAACCCGGTCCGCGCCGTTGAGAAGGCCATCAAGGGCATGCTCCCCAAGAACTCCTTGGCTGCCCAGCAGCTCGGCAAGCTGAAGGTGTACCGCGGTGCTGAGCACCCGCACGCCGCCCAGCAGCCCAAGACTTTCGAAATCACCCAGGTCGCCCAGTAG
- a CDS encoding bifunctional glycosyltransferase family 2/GtrA family protein: MTPSYGGLALEIVVPVYNEEAVLERSITRLAEYLTQEMPSTWKITIADNASTDRTPVIAARLSEHMPNVGYRRLDVKGRGFALRDAWSASDAKVLAYLDVDLSTDLAALPPLVAPLLSGHSDISIGTRLGQSSRVSRGPKREFISRSYNFLLRRTMQVCFSDAQCGFKAIRADVAERLLPHVEDNGWFFDTELLIIAERSGLRIHEIPVDWVDDPDSRVDIRQTALDDLRGMVRVASSLFRGAIPVQAIYAELGRRPVVPPGRPSFFGQVLRFGLVGVASTLAFALLYLMMQGPFGAQEANFLALLITAMGNTAANRRFTFGISGPAKLFTHQIQGLIVFLLAWGITSSSLLILHAIQPDALPSFELLVLTSANVLATLLRFVLLRLWVFRDRRGSNFARILPLNTSAGSNR; the protein is encoded by the coding sequence ATGACACCTAGCTATGGGGGCTTGGCGCTCGAAATTGTAGTACCGGTCTACAACGAAGAAGCGGTACTCGAAAGAAGCATCACAAGGCTCGCCGAATATTTGACGCAAGAAATGCCGTCGACGTGGAAGATTACCATCGCCGATAATGCAAGCACCGATCGGACACCGGTGATTGCCGCCCGCCTTAGCGAGCACATGCCGAACGTTGGATATCGGCGCCTTGACGTCAAGGGCCGGGGCTTCGCGTTGAGGGATGCTTGGAGCGCTTCCGATGCCAAGGTGCTGGCGTACCTGGACGTTGATCTATCCACAGATCTCGCTGCCCTTCCGCCCCTGGTGGCTCCATTACTGTCGGGCCATTCGGACATCTCGATTGGCACAAGGCTTGGACAGAGTTCGAGGGTGAGCCGCGGCCCGAAGCGCGAATTCATCTCGAGGTCTTACAACTTTCTGCTGAGGCGGACCATGCAGGTGTGCTTTTCGGATGCCCAGTGCGGCTTCAAGGCCATCCGCGCAGACGTTGCAGAGAGACTGCTCCCTCATGTGGAAGACAACGGGTGGTTCTTTGATACCGAGCTCCTCATCATTGCCGAGCGCTCAGGACTACGGATACACGAAATCCCAGTCGATTGGGTGGATGATCCGGATAGCAGGGTGGATATCAGACAGACGGCACTCGACGACCTACGGGGCATGGTGCGTGTAGCCAGTTCATTGTTTAGAGGAGCCATTCCAGTTCAGGCAATCTATGCGGAGCTGGGTCGAAGGCCCGTTGTGCCTCCGGGAAGGCCTAGCTTCTTCGGCCAGGTATTGCGCTTCGGCCTTGTGGGTGTCGCCTCGACACTTGCATTCGCGTTGCTCTATCTGATGATGCAGGGTCCATTCGGCGCCCAGGAAGCCAATTTCCTCGCGCTCCTCATAACGGCGATGGGTAATACAGCCGCAAACCGCCGGTTCACCTTTGGTATTAGCGGCCCGGCCAAGCTATTCACGCACCAAATTCAGGGTCTGATCGTTTTTCTTCTGGCTTGGGGAATCACGTCCTCGTCGCTTCTAATACTCCACGCGATACAACCTGATGCACTCCCAAGTTTCGAACTATTGGTCCTTACTTCAGCCAATGTGCTGGCAACTCTTTTGCGGTTCGTACTGCTGCGTCTTTGGGTATTCCGGGATCGACGGGGCTCCAATTTCGCCCGGATCCTGCCCCTTAACACCAGCGCGGGAAGTAACCGATGA